In the genome of Fluviispira sanaruensis, the window GTTATTTTTATATACATTTTATTAAAAAAATTATTCTAAATGACATGCCATAGAAACGGAAAACCCTGATTTTTCCTTTTCATCTGAAATTATAATATTTGCGGCTGATATTGCAGGAACAAATCCATTCACGGCTGCGCAAATAGAAACCGAAGAATACAAGTATTTATCTGTTTCCCCTTCTTTTTTACAATGTATTGTTCTTTTCATGGCCTTAGTATTCCCTTCATTTTGATTAATTGGAGTGGAATAAGAGCAATTAAATCCGTATTTTTTAATATGCTTATCAAAATTACCTGCATTGGTATCGATATCGATTTTTGTCTGCAATTTAGTTTCCAAATCAATTATTTGAGCTGACCAGACAAGTTTGGAGCTAGGATTAGAGGCACTTGCCGAGAAAGTAAGGAGTGAAGTTAAAATTAAATAAGAAACTTTCATAAAAAAACCTTTCCAAATTAAATAAAACTATAAAACTTCATTTTATGAAGTGAAAATATTCTGTCAATAGTAAAGTAAATTTCTAGTAGGGGTGGGATTCGCTAATGAGTTCCATCATCTCATTATCATACCGAGCGTAAGACCTCTCTCTGAAGAACGAGGTCTTACGCTCGGTATGATAAATGTTTACGTGATTCTACAATTTCAGTTGCTTTAACTTTTTTAACTAGCGTCACATTTACTGTTTTTGTGCGCAAATTAATATTACCTTTTTCAAACTCAATAGCCTCATTTATTCCTGCTATAATCTCTTTAAAATAAGGATTTTTTTTCTTTGTTTTTTTCATTTTTCCTCCTCCATCTTCGGCCAATTGAATCCTTACCGTGCACCTATTATTTGACATCCTCCCCTTCATTTATGGAGGGGAGGATGTCAACGAATTGGAGGCTCTTCTATTCCAGTAAATTCGTCAGAGTGAGTTAATTTTGATTTTAACCACTCTATTAAAAGGTTATAAGCCATTTTTCGTTTAGATGGACTTTCATGGTCATAAAATTTATGTGCAGCTCTTAGAGCTTTAAGATAATCTTTTTCATCAGAATTATGAATATCAAAGCGTTCAAAATAAAACTTTTTTGAATGCACTCCCATTAAAATTAAAAATAATCTGCCAGTTCTTCCATTTCCATCAGGGAATGGGTGGATTCTAAAGAATGTTTCTAAAAATATAGAACTTAATCTTAAAAAACGTTCCTCATTATTCCATTGCTCATTATTAATATTTAAAAAATAATCATTGAAAAATTTGGTAAGTTCGATTTCAATTTTTTCGGGTTTTGAACCTTCTCTGTGATGCGCATCGACATCAAAATAGATTTCCTTTTCACGAAATTTACCAAAGAATCCTATCCCTGTTTTTTTAAATATTTCCCCATTAATTGTCTTAAGCATTTCAATAAATATTGATGGTGAATCGGGAAATGTATAGTAATCCGATTCGATTTTCTTTTTGATTTCTAAATATGAGCTTTCAATTTCGTGTGAAAAATAAATCATTTCATCTTCTGTCATTTTTTGATTAAAATAATCAAAGTAGTTTTTAATAAGAAGATGATCATAATTTTTATAAAGGCATTTATTATGATGAATACAATTGTATTCAAAAGCTACGAAATTATCTTTATCTTTACAATCTTCACACTTTTTCATTGTGTTTTAAAATAAATCATTTTAGCGGTTTCAACGAGTTCTTCAAATGAAACATACCCAACAGTAGGAATCCCATCTAACTTAAAACTGCTTAAATCAAATACAAACTCAGGACCTTTTATTCTTTTATCTGGCTGAAAATATTTTTGAAAAAAACTATTCATAATTTCGGAATCATCTATAGCAAAATCACCGTGACTAAAAGAGTTTTTCCATGGCTCTTCTAAATGAGATTGTTGCCTAATTTTCCAAGGACTTAAACTACCATACAAGTATAAAACTTTTAATAATAATGATTCTACTTCTTCAGGTACTTCAAAGTTTGGCTTTTCTATCTGATC includes:
- a CDS encoding Fic family protein; this encodes MKKCEDCKDKDNFVAFEYNCIHHNKCLYKNYDHLLIKNYFDYFNQKMTEDEMIYFSHEIESSYLEIKKKIESDYYTFPDSPSIFIEMLKTINGEIFKKTGIGFFGKFREKEIYFDVDAHHREGSKPEKIEIELTKFFNDYFLNINNEQWNNEERFLRLSSIFLETFFRIHPFPDGNGRTGRLFLILMGVHSKKFYFERFDIHNSDEKDYLKALRAAHKFYDHESPSKRKMAYNLLIEWLKSKLTHSDEFTGIEEPPIR
- a CDS encoding Panacea domain-containing protein, with the protein product MKKINPTQLSMWIVHNLPELNSGINELTHLKLQKLAYYCYGISLAKGFGNYFENFTFEPWKHGPVSREIYDVFKSYGSKNIEKDQIEKPNFEVPEEVESLLLKVLYLYGSLSPWKIRQQSHLEEPWKNSFSHGDFAIDDSEIMNSFFQKYFQPDKRIKGPEFVFDLSSFKLDGIPTVGYVSFEELVETAKMIYFKTQ